A single region of the Kwoniella shivajii chromosome 10, complete sequence genome encodes:
- a CDS encoding peptidyl-tRNA hydrolase translates to MSSFRMEGILSPLVFSVLAFALGYQAHSFFAGPNPSLLTPTDSASSSTLSPKSKSKSRSKLSSNANPPSIGSGSGSGSGSSSGTDSESDAEDTAAALSSDLTSAKFSSGEEMKLVLVVNDELKMTKGKVAAQAGHATLACAITLKEANPRLFRAWQNQGQPKIALRCANTEELEILAAQARSLNLCARTIRDAGRTQVAPGSKTIVGIGPGPARLINTVTGKLKLL, encoded by the exons ATGAGCTCGTTCaggatggaag GAATACTATCTCCTCTTGTGTTCTCTGTTCTGGCTTTCGCTCTAGGGTATCAAGCACATTCTTTCTTTGCCGGTCCTAATCCTTCATTACTCACACCAACAGATTCtgcgtcatcatcaacattatctccgaaatcaaagtcaaaatcaagatcaaagctATCATCTAATGCAAACCCGCCTTCgattggatctggatctggatctggatcaggatcaagtTCAGGTACAGATAGTGAATCTGATGCAGAAGATACGGCAGCTGCCTTATCATCCGATTTGACTTCTGCAAAATTCAGCtcaggagaagaaatgaaattggtTTTAGTCgtgaatgatgaattgaaaatgaCCAAAGGAAAAGTCGCAGCTCAAGCTGGACACGCTACGTTAGCTTGTGCAATAACTCTTAAAGAAGCTAATCCTAGA TTGTTCAGAGCATGGCAAAACCAAGG TCAACCCAAAATCGCCCTTCGCTGCGCCAATACTGAAGAGCTCGAGATTttagctgctcaagctaGAAGTCTCAATCTTTGCGCTCGAACCATTAGAGATGC AGGAAGAACCCAAGTGGCTCCCGGGAGCAAAACTATCGTTGGTATCGGACC CGGTCCTGCAAGACTCATAAATACTGTCACTGGGAAACTCAAGCTCCTTTAG